In a genomic window of Chryseobacterium sp. G0162:
- the rfbB gene encoding dTDP-glucose 4,6-dehydratase translates to MKNIIITGGAGFIGSHVVREFVKNNPESLIINLDALTYAGNLENLKDIENEPNYVFEKADITKPEELRKVFEKYNPDAVVHLAAESHVDRSITDPTAFINTNVNGTANLLNLCKEFWTLNPDHTHGRFPDEKRTNLFYHVSTDEVYGSLGETGFFLETTSYDPQSPYSASKAASDHLVRAYGNTYGMPFIVSNCSNNYGPNHFPEKLIPLCISNIINEKPLPIYGDGKYTRDWLFVIDHARAIHQIFNEAKTGETYNIGGFNEWQNIDLVKELIKQMDAKLGKPEGHSEKLITFVKDRPGHDKRYAIDANKLNKDLGWKPSVTFEEGLGKTIDWYLENKEWLENVTNGEYQKYYENQYN, encoded by the coding sequence ATGAAAAATATCATTATTACAGGAGGAGCGGGATTTATTGGATCTCATGTTGTAAGAGAATTTGTAAAAAACAATCCGGAAAGTTTGATTATCAACCTTGATGCACTTACTTATGCCGGAAATTTAGAAAACCTGAAGGACATTGAAAATGAACCTAATTATGTTTTCGAAAAAGCAGACATTACAAAACCTGAAGAACTAAGAAAGGTTTTTGAAAAATATAATCCAGATGCAGTGGTACACTTAGCTGCAGAAAGTCATGTTGACAGAAGTATCACCGATCCAACGGCGTTCATCAACACAAATGTAAACGGAACAGCCAATCTCCTTAATCTTTGTAAAGAATTCTGGACCTTAAATCCGGATCATACCCATGGCAGATTCCCGGATGAAAAAAGAACAAACTTATTCTATCATGTGTCCACTGATGAAGTATATGGAAGCTTAGGGGAAACAGGATTCTTCCTTGAAACCACTTCTTATGATCCACAATCTCCCTACTCTGCATCAAAAGCTGCTTCAGACCACCTGGTAAGAGCTTATGGAAACACTTATGGAATGCCGTTTATTGTCTCCAATTGTTCAAACAACTATGGACCCAACCATTTCCCGGAAAAATTAATACCTCTTTGTATCTCCAATATCATTAACGAAAAACCTTTACCTATTTATGGGGACGGAAAGTATACAAGAGACTGGTTATTTGTAATTGATCATGCAAGGGCTATTCACCAGATATTCAATGAAGCTAAAACGGGTGAAACATACAATATTGGCGGATTCAACGAATGGCAGAATATTGACCTGGTAAAAGAACTGATTAAGCAAATGGATGCTAAATTAGGAAAACCAGAAGGGCATTCTGAAAAACTAATCACTTTTGTAAAAGATAGACCGGGACACGATAAACGTTATGCTATTGATGCCAATAAATTAAACAAAGATTTGGGCTGGAAGCCATCCGTAACATTTGAAGAAGGATTAGGAAAAACCATCGATTGGTATCTTGAAAATAAAGAATGGCTGGAAAACGTTACCAACGGAGAGTATCAGAAATATTACGAAAATCAGTATAACTAA
- the rfbA gene encoding glucose-1-phosphate thymidylyltransferase RfbA has translation MKGIILAGGSGTRLYPLTIAVSKQLMPVYDKPMIYYPLSTLLLAGIKDILIITTPHDQAGFIKLLGDGSQIGCNIEYVVQPSPDGLAQAFILGDQFIGNDPAALVLGDNIFYGSEMGTLLKNKTNPDGGVVFAYHVADPERYGVVEFDDNFKAVSIEEKPLKPKSNYAVPGLYFYDNNVVEIAKNIQPSARGELEITDINNVYLKNEKLEVGVLDRGTAWLDTGTFDSLHDASEFVSVIEKRQGFKIGCIEEIAFRNKFINEEKLLETAVKYGKSGYGQYLKQLVGQ, from the coding sequence ATGAAAGGAATAATATTAGCCGGAGGTTCCGGAACAAGACTTTACCCTCTAACAATTGCCGTAAGCAAGCAATTAATGCCTGTTTATGATAAACCTATGATTTACTATCCGCTATCCACCCTTCTTCTGGCTGGAATTAAGGATATATTAATCATTACGACTCCACATGATCAAGCTGGGTTCATTAAACTTTTAGGAGATGGATCTCAAATTGGCTGTAATATAGAATATGTTGTACAGCCAAGTCCGGATGGACTGGCACAAGCCTTTATTCTGGGCGATCAGTTTATTGGTAATGATCCTGCAGCACTTGTTTTAGGAGACAATATCTTCTATGGTTCTGAAATGGGGACTTTATTAAAAAACAAAACCAATCCGGATGGGGGTGTTGTTTTTGCTTACCACGTTGCAGACCCTGAAAGATATGGTGTCGTAGAATTTGATGACAATTTCAAAGCAGTTTCTATTGAAGAGAAACCTTTGAAACCTAAATCTAATTATGCAGTACCTGGTCTATATTTTTACGACAACAACGTTGTGGAGATTGCTAAAAACATCCAGCCTTCTGCAAGAGGAGAATTGGAAATCACTGATATTAACAATGTTTACCTTAAAAATGAAAAACTTGAAGTAGGGGTTCTGGACAGAGGTACAGCATGGCTGGATACAGGAACTTTTGATTCCCTTCATGATGCTTCGGAATTCGTAAGTGTTATTGAAAAAAGACAAGGTTTCAAGATTGGATGTATTGAGGAAATTGCTTTCAGAAATAAATTCATCAACGAAGAAAAATTACTGGAAACAGCAGTAAAATATGGTAAAAGTGGTTATGGTCAGTATTTAAAACAACTTGTTGGTCAGTAA
- a CDS encoding sugar 3,4-ketoisomerase gives MTPHIIDFSKIGSPELGYITVAETQKNIPFPINRVYWTYFTPQDVIRGGHAHKKLQQVIFAVSGTIEFNTQDLDGNEATFVLDNPSKGLYIPELIWRDIKFSHSAVLLCLASEHYDEHDYFRDFEEFKNYKK, from the coding sequence ATGACTCCGCATATTATAGATTTTTCAAAGATCGGATCTCCGGAATTAGGATATATTACTGTAGCAGAAACTCAAAAGAATATTCCTTTTCCCATCAATAGAGTTTACTGGACTTATTTTACGCCTCAAGATGTAATCCGTGGAGGACATGCCCATAAGAAACTACAGCAAGTGATCTTTGCCGTTTCAGGAACAATAGAATTCAACACTCAGGACCTGGATGGTAATGAGGCAACATTCGTTTTAGACAACCCTTCCAAGGGACTTTATATTCCGGAATTAATCTGGAGAGATATTAAGTTCAGCCACAGTGCAGTCCTTTTATGCCTTGCTTCTGAACATTATGACGAGCATGATTATTTCAGAGATTTTGAAGAGTTTAAAAATTACAAAAAATGA
- a CDS encoding acyltransferase, which translates to MIHPLADVQSQNIGEGTSVWQFCVILKGAKIGSGCNINCQVLIENEVTIGDNVTIKPGVQIWDGVDLEDNVFIGPNVTFTNDLFPKSKNKNFTLEKTLVKKGASIGANATILAGVTIGENALIGAGSVVTKNVPDNEIWVGNPAKFLKNNNNDKVS; encoded by the coding sequence ATGATACACCCTTTAGCTGACGTACAGTCTCAAAATATAGGCGAAGGAACTTCTGTATGGCAATTCTGTGTCATTTTAAAAGGCGCCAAAATCGGAAGTGGATGCAATATCAACTGCCAGGTCCTTATAGAAAATGAGGTTACTATTGGAGATAATGTCACCATCAAACCCGGAGTTCAGATTTGGGATGGTGTAGATCTTGAAGACAATGTATTCATCGGACCTAATGTAACTTTTACCAACGACCTTTTTCCAAAATCTAAAAATAAAAATTTCACATTAGAAAAAACTTTGGTAAAAAAAGGAGCCTCGATTGGTGCCAATGCGACTATTTTAGCTGGAGTTACGATAGGTGAAAATGCATTAATCGGTGCAGGCAGCGTAGTGACCAAAAATGTTCCCGATAATGAAATATGGGTGGGAAACCCTGCAAAATTTTTAAAGAATAATAACAATGATAAAGTTTCTTGA
- a CDS encoding DegT/DnrJ/EryC1/StrS family aminotransferase codes for MIKFLDLQKVNLKYQQEIESALLQTFRSGWYLLGEKTKAFETNLAQYIGSKHVIGVANGLDALRLILRAYIELGIMKAGDEILVPSNTYIASILAVSDNGLVPVLIEPELNTYNIDIAKIEEKITPKTKGILIVHLQGRIVFSDQLKEIAQKYHLKIIEDNAQAIGAEWNGIKSGNLGDAAGFSFYPGKNLGALGDAGAVTTNDDELAKAIRALANYGSNQKYVNIYQGLNSRLDELQSAVLDIKLKYIDDENNARRFIAKRFIEEINNPAIILPEYPENENEHVWHVFVIRTQRRDELQAYLTEHGIQTIIHYPIPPHHQEAYKEWKDLSFPISEKIHAEVLSLPISSVLEEEEVLAIIETVNKF; via the coding sequence ATGATAAAGTTTCTTGATTTACAAAAAGTTAATCTCAAATACCAACAGGAAATAGAAAGTGCCTTATTACAGACATTCAGATCAGGATGGTATCTTTTAGGAGAAAAAACCAAAGCTTTTGAAACTAATTTGGCACAATATATCGGATCAAAACATGTTATTGGAGTAGCCAACGGATTGGATGCTTTACGCCTTATTCTTCGTGCTTACATAGAATTAGGCATCATGAAAGCAGGAGACGAAATCCTTGTTCCTTCCAACACTTACATCGCTTCTATACTGGCTGTTTCTGATAACGGATTAGTACCTGTATTAATAGAACCGGAACTCAATACCTATAATATTGATATTGCTAAAATTGAAGAAAAAATCACCCCAAAAACAAAAGGAATTCTTATTGTTCACCTTCAGGGAAGAATTGTTTTCTCAGATCAGCTTAAAGAAATTGCTCAGAAATACCATTTAAAAATCATTGAAGACAATGCCCAGGCTATAGGGGCAGAGTGGAATGGTATAAAATCCGGAAATCTTGGAGATGCTGCCGGATTCAGCTTTTATCCGGGAAAAAACTTAGGAGCTTTAGGAGATGCAGGGGCTGTAACAACTAATGATGATGAGCTAGCCAAAGCTATCAGAGCATTGGCTAATTATGGTTCCAATCAAAAATATGTAAACATTTATCAGGGGTTAAATTCCAGACTCGATGAACTTCAGTCAGCAGTGTTAGACATCAAGCTGAAATATATTGATGATGAAAACAATGCAAGAAGATTTATCGCAAAAAGATTTATTGAAGAAATCAACAATCCTGCGATCATCCTTCCTGAGTATCCTGAAAATGAAAATGAGCATGTATGGCATGTTTTCGTAATCAGGACCCAAAGAAGAGATGAACTTCAGGCTTATCTTACAGAACATGGAATACAAACCATTATCCACTATCCTATTCCTCCTCATCATCAGGAAGCATATAAAGAGTGGAAAGATCTTTCTTTTCCTATAAGCGAAAAAATTCATGCGGAAGTGTTAAGTCTGCCAATTTCATCTGTTTTAGAAGAAGAGGAAGTCCTGGCAATTATTGAAACGGTAAATAAATTTTAA
- a CDS encoding glycosyltransferase family 2 protein produces the protein MEQPLVTVVVVSYNQSQFIKENLDSIKNQTYKNIQLIVGDDASPDHSVEVFEQWLQENNYPAEKNFHTKNTGLPTMLNECLDLAKGKYIKIIAADDFLHPESLEKSVYTLEKLGNEYGMSFSHTHAVNNDSQIIEDIADYDALGNIDPYIFREELLKGNRIAALTVLLRTDVVRETGKYDSQFIIEDYYRWLKVSQKYLIAYIPEKLAYYRLHADNISKVKADRIEMEAATLQMMFDKKGVSRGSINHITQKLYQSGTQLPEEYINAYHAYPFRSKKLDFAIKKNLPVSLYKILKKVM, from the coding sequence ATGGAACAACCCTTAGTAACAGTTGTCGTAGTTTCTTATAATCAATCACAGTTTATAAAAGAAAATTTAGATAGCATAAAAAATCAAACCTACAAAAACATCCAGTTAATTGTAGGCGATGATGCTTCTCCGGATCATTCAGTAGAAGTTTTTGAACAATGGTTACAGGAAAACAACTATCCTGCAGAAAAAAACTTCCATACTAAAAATACAGGCTTACCCACAATGCTTAATGAGTGCCTTGATTTGGCTAAAGGGAAATATATAAAAATCATTGCTGCAGACGATTTCCTACACCCTGAATCCCTTGAAAAATCAGTATATACCCTTGAAAAACTGGGAAATGAATATGGAATGTCTTTTTCTCATACCCATGCTGTAAATAACGACAGCCAGATTATTGAGGATATTGCTGACTATGATGCATTGGGAAATATAGACCCTTATATTTTCAGAGAAGAACTATTAAAAGGAAATAGAATTGCAGCGCTCACCGTCTTATTAAGAACAGACGTTGTAAGGGAAACCGGAAAATATGATTCACAGTTTATTATAGAAGATTATTATCGATGGCTCAAGGTCAGTCAAAAATATTTAATTGCCTATATTCCTGAAAAGCTGGCATATTACAGGCTTCATGCTGACAATATTTCAAAAGTAAAGGCAGACAGAATCGAAATGGAGGCAGCTACACTTCAGATGATGTTTGATAAAAAAGGAGTTTCGAGAGGAAGCATCAATCATATTACTCAAAAATTATATCAATCTGGAACTCAACTACCTGAGGAATATATCAACGCTTATCATGCATATCCGTTTCGGTCAAAAAAACTGGACTTTGCAATAAAAAAGAATCTTCCTGTTTCTTTGTATAAGATTTTAAAGAAAGTTATGTAA
- a CDS encoding ABC transporter permease — MNEPQQKWTETIEADHSLFNLKLKEVWHYKDLIYMFVKRDFISSFKQTILGPIWFFINPIFTTITYLIIFGRFAKLPTDGAPGIIFYLSGVTLWNYFSGALLGTTATFTGNANIFGKVYFPRLVTPISIVISNLMRLSVQFILFLMVWVYYLVNHEVSPNWWILATPFLLVLMALFALGVGMIFSALTTKYKDLSMLLTFGISLYMYATPVIYPVSMLPGYFKKLAKFNPLTGIFECFKYGWLGVGDFSPVMLVASTVIILLLLMVGVVTFNKVEKTFMDTV; from the coding sequence ATGAATGAACCACAACAAAAGTGGACGGAAACCATTGAAGCAGACCATTCTTTATTTAATCTAAAACTAAAAGAAGTTTGGCACTACAAAGATTTAATTTACATGTTTGTAAAGAGAGACTTCATATCCAGTTTCAAGCAAACCATTTTAGGACCAATCTGGTTTTTTATAAATCCCATCTTTACAACGATTACTTACCTTATTATTTTTGGGAGATTTGCTAAGTTACCTACAGATGGAGCTCCCGGTATCATATTTTATCTCTCCGGAGTTACTTTATGGAATTATTTTTCAGGCGCATTGCTGGGAACTACGGCGACTTTTACAGGAAACGCCAATATCTTTGGTAAAGTTTACTTCCCAAGATTAGTAACTCCCATTTCAATTGTCATTTCAAACCTGATGCGTTTAAGTGTTCAGTTTATCCTATTTCTTATGGTATGGGTATACTATCTTGTTAATCATGAGGTTTCTCCTAACTGGTGGATCCTGGCAACTCCATTTTTATTAGTTCTGATGGCCCTTTTTGCACTTGGTGTTGGAATGATATTCTCTGCACTTACTACAAAATATAAAGATTTAAGTATGCTTTTAACATTCGGTATCAGCTTATATATGTATGCTACACCGGTTATTTATCCTGTATCAATGCTTCCGGGATATTTCAAAAAGTTAGCAAAATTTAATCCATTGACAGGTATTTTTGAATGCTTCAAATATGGCTGGCTGGGCGTGGGAGATTTTTCTCCGGTTATGCTGGTTGCCAGTACTGTGATTATCTTACTTCTTCTTATGGTTGGAGTTGTTACTTTTAACAAGGTTGAAAAAACCTTTATGGACACAGTATAA
- a CDS encoding polysaccharide ABC transporter ATP-binding protein yields MLALKAENISKQYRLGEVGTGTLSHDLNRFWHKVRGKEDPYLKIGEANDRTTKGESDYVWSLRDINFEINQGDAVGIIGRNGAGKSTLLKLLSKVTKPTTGKIYTNGRIASLLEVGTGFHPEMTGRENVFLNGAILGMTKKEIKRKFDEIVDFSGVERYIDTPVKRYSSGMYVRLAFAVAAHLESEILVVDEVLAVGDAEFQKKCLGKMGDVTKGEGRTILFVSHNMAAVKTLCNNGILLEKGMVKYSGNIDKCVSYYLGNSKENEYIKTFDIGSENVRIQRVTVKNAGSDDFKNLYENQAIELITDINVLSNNPGRYHLTYVLNNEQGEPLFSLSHFEQFGLKPGHNKIKCTFPAKYFQSGNYYLSLYIIEDALRADFIESDIFTFIVEDTPRELGDWMGREPGYIRPTFNWTLD; encoded by the coding sequence ATGTTAGCTTTAAAAGCAGAAAATATATCAAAACAATATCGTCTTGGAGAAGTGGGAACCGGGACTTTATCCCATGACCTCAACAGATTTTGGCATAAAGTAAGAGGTAAGGAAGATCCTTATCTAAAAATTGGTGAAGCCAATGACAGAACAACCAAAGGTGAATCTGATTATGTATGGTCCCTCCGTGATATCAATTTTGAGATTAACCAGGGAGATGCTGTGGGGATCATAGGGAGAAACGGAGCTGGAAAATCTACTCTTCTCAAACTTTTAAGTAAAGTAACAAAACCTACCACTGGAAAAATTTATACCAATGGAAGAATTGCATCTTTATTAGAAGTGGGAACCGGATTTCACCCGGAAATGACTGGTCGTGAGAATGTGTTCTTGAATGGCGCTATCCTTGGGATGACCAAAAAAGAAATCAAGCGTAAGTTTGATGAAATTGTAGATTTCTCAGGAGTTGAAAGATATATAGATACCCCTGTAAAAAGATATTCTTCCGGAATGTATGTGCGTCTTGCTTTTGCTGTTGCTGCTCACCTGGAATCTGAAATATTAGTCGTTGACGAAGTTTTAGCCGTAGGTGATGCTGAATTTCAGAAGAAATGTTTGGGGAAAATGGGAGATGTTACCAAAGGAGAAGGCCGAACTATTTTGTTTGTAAGTCATAATATGGCTGCTGTAAAAACCCTTTGTAACAACGGTATCTTATTAGAGAAAGGAATGGTAAAATATTCAGGGAATATCGATAAATGTGTAAGCTATTATCTCGGAAATTCCAAAGAAAATGAATATATAAAAACCTTTGATATTGGAAGCGAGAACGTAAGAATCCAAAGAGTTACCGTGAAAAACGCTGGCTCAGATGATTTTAAGAATTTATATGAAAACCAGGCAATAGAATTAATCACAGATATTAATGTTCTTTCAAATAATCCGGGAAGATATCATTTGACCTATGTTTTGAATAATGAACAGGGAGAACCTCTTTTTTCTCTTTCTCATTTTGAACAATTTGGACTAAAACCCGGACATAATAAAATAAAATGCACTTTCCCGGCAAAATATTTTCAGTCAGGTAACTATTATTTGAGTTTATACATTATTGAAGATGCTTTAAGAGCAGATTTTATTGAATCTGATATATTTACATTTATAGTTGAAGATACTCCAAGGGAACTAGGCGACTGGATGGGTCGTGAACCTGGATATATTCGCCCGACCTTCAACTGGACCTTAGATTAA
- a CDS encoding FkbM family methyltransferase: protein MKDLLQKIANKVGYTIIKNDTYDSMVQRSKKAAVANEKNDLLNKFYATLKALNFQPNFIVDIGANTGTWTREALKQFPDSSYLLIEPQERLSANFQDLLQNPKIKYLPVGVGDKNDILKFTIVDRDDSCSFIYSEEEAAKMGYEQIEVPIKTLSSIIKENNLDYPDIVKIDAEGLDLEVIDGASDLFGKTEVFMVEAGVQVKVYKNSLLRLVNKMDEAGYELYDITDLNRPIDIPVLWLVELVFVKKGGKLTQFPINL from the coding sequence ATGAAAGATTTATTACAAAAAATAGCCAACAAAGTAGGCTATACAATCATTAAGAACGACACTTATGATAGTATGGTCCAAAGAAGTAAAAAAGCAGCAGTTGCAAACGAGAAAAATGACCTGCTGAATAAATTTTATGCAACCCTGAAAGCATTAAACTTTCAGCCTAATTTTATTGTTGATATTGGGGCGAATACCGGAACATGGACAAGAGAGGCTTTAAAACAATTCCCTGACTCTTCCTATCTTCTTATAGAACCACAGGAAAGGCTTTCAGCAAATTTTCAAGACTTGCTGCAAAATCCTAAAATCAAATATTTACCTGTGGGAGTTGGAGATAAAAATGATATCTTAAAATTCACAATAGTTGATAGAGATGACAGTTGCTCTTTTATTTATTCAGAAGAGGAAGCTGCCAAAATGGGATATGAGCAAATTGAAGTTCCTATCAAAACTCTGAGTTCCATTATCAAGGAAAATAATCTTGATTATCCTGACATTGTAAAAATTGACGCTGAAGGACTGGACCTGGAAGTGATTGATGGTGCCTCCGATTTATTTGGAAAAACAGAAGTGTTTATGGTAGAAGCAGGCGTTCAGGTTAAAGTGTATAAAAACTCCTTATTGAGATTGGTCAACAAAATGGACGAAGCTGGATATGAGCTGTATGATATTACAGATTTAAACAGACCAATTGACATTCCTGTTTTATGGCTTGTAGAACTTGTCTTTGTAAAAAAAGGCGGTAAACTTACTCAATTTCCAATAAATCTATAA
- a CDS encoding DegT/DnrJ/EryC1/StrS family aminotransferase, which yields MIPVTKPFLPPKEEYDAYLEGIWKRNWLTNMGPLASQLEMELKDHLKLQHLLFVTNGTVAIQMAIKALEITGEIITTPFSFIATTSTIVWEGCTPVFVDIDPKSLCIDPKKIEEAITENTQAILATHVYGNPCDVDAIEAIAKKHNLKVIYDAAHAFGVKINGRSIFEYGDISTCSLHATKLYHTIEGGLLVTKKPELLKKLASIRNFGISGYDSFSDLGINGKNSEFHAAMGLANLKYITQIHEKRKALSELYDEKLKTLKAVKPLWHAKATENYPYYPIVLESEELLLKLKKEMDSHEVFTRRYFYPSLASALPYLPKLELPITEDISKRSLCLPLYYDMTFEEVEFISRLMLRIQNN from the coding sequence ATGATTCCTGTAACAAAACCTTTTCTTCCCCCGAAGGAAGAGTATGATGCATATTTAGAAGGTATCTGGAAAAGAAACTGGCTTACCAATATGGGACCACTGGCCAGTCAGCTTGAAATGGAACTTAAAGATCATCTTAAGTTACAGCATCTCCTTTTTGTCACTAACGGAACTGTTGCTATACAAATGGCGATAAAAGCGTTGGAAATTACAGGAGAGATCATTACGACTCCTTTCTCTTTTATTGCAACTACCAGTACTATCGTCTGGGAAGGATGTACGCCGGTTTTTGTAGATATTGACCCAAAAAGTTTATGTATAGATCCAAAGAAAATAGAGGAAGCTATCACAGAAAACACCCAGGCAATTCTTGCTACTCATGTTTATGGAAACCCTTGTGATGTGGATGCAATAGAAGCCATTGCTAAAAAGCATAATTTAAAAGTCATTTATGATGCAGCCCATGCTTTTGGAGTAAAAATAAATGGGAGATCTATTTTTGAATATGGAGATATTTCTACCTGTTCATTACATGCTACCAAACTTTATCATACTATCGAAGGTGGATTATTAGTTACCAAGAAACCTGAGCTTTTAAAAAAATTAGCCTCCATAAGGAATTTTGGAATTTCCGGGTATGATTCCTTTTCTGATCTGGGAATCAATGGGAAAAATTCAGAATTTCATGCGGCAATGGGATTAGCTAATCTAAAATATATCACCCAAATTCACGAAAAAAGAAAGGCTCTTTCAGAATTGTATGACGAAAAGCTTAAAACACTAAAGGCTGTAAAACCCCTATGGCATGCCAAGGCCACTGAGAATTACCCGTACTATCCTATTGTTTTAGAAAGTGAAGAACTTTTATTAAAATTAAAAAAAGAGATGGATAGCCATGAGGTATTCACACGCAGATACTTTTATCCAAGTTTAGCCTCAGCTTTACCTTATCTTCCAAAATTAGAATTACCTATTACTGAAGATATTTCTAAAAGATCTTTATGTCTTCCGCTTTACTATGATATGACTTTTGAAGAAGTTGAATTCATTTCAAGATTGATGCTAAGAATCCAAAATAATTAG
- a CDS encoding WbqC family protein, producing MKTAIMQPYFMPYIGYLSLIKHSDLFILFDPVQFIRHGWIERNRILKQNEGWLYIQVPLVKSGRDTLIKECLIDNSQDWKGKILSQLQIYKKQAPYYYKTVQLLKEIFEGEYDTITALNKASLEKICNYLGFPKELPVFSEMNLEIEEPNSPDEWALNICKKLDGKIHYINPIGGLEFFDTEKYTNQHIDISFQKMIPVHYDQKRTPFEYGLSIIDVMMFNSPEEINNMLDQFELVNE from the coding sequence ATGAAAACAGCAATAATGCAGCCCTATTTTATGCCCTATATAGGCTATTTAAGTCTTATTAAGCATTCTGATCTGTTTATTTTGTTTGATCCTGTACAATTCATCAGACATGGATGGATAGAAAGAAACAGAATCCTTAAGCAGAACGAGGGCTGGTTATATATACAGGTTCCGCTAGTAAAAAGTGGCAGAGACACTTTAATTAAGGAGTGTCTGATTGATAATTCTCAAGATTGGAAAGGTAAAATTCTGTCTCAGTTACAGATTTATAAAAAACAAGCTCCTTACTATTATAAAACAGTCCAGCTACTGAAGGAAATATTTGAAGGAGAATATGATACGATTACAGCATTGAATAAAGCTTCGCTGGAAAAAATATGTAATTATCTTGGTTTCCCGAAAGAACTTCCTGTATTCTCAGAAATGAATCTTGAAATAGAGGAACCCAATAGTCCGGATGAATGGGCTTTAAATATATGTAAAAAACTGGATGGAAAGATTCATTATATCAACCCTATCGGAGGGTTGGAATTTTTTGATACAGAAAAATATACAAATCAGCATATTGATATTTCATTTCAGAAAATGATTCCGGTTCATTATGACCAAAAAAGAACACCTTTTGAATACGGATTATCAATCATTGATGTTATGATGTTTAATTCGCCTGAAGAGATTAATAATATGTTAGATCAATTTGAGCTGGTCAATGAATAA